From Ranitomeya imitator isolate aRanImi1 unplaced genomic scaffold, aRanImi1.pri SCAFFOLD_383, whole genome shotgun sequence, the proteins below share one genomic window:
- the LOC138652939 gene encoding protein kinase C delta type-like, translated as MEYLSGGSLEALIETNGSLNIDYVRFYTAEIVCGLQFLHGHNIVHRDIKPDNIMLDADGHIRIIDLGLAQDGVTSSNNITGVTGTFYYMAPEVLRKRGYGTAVDWWSLGIVVSEMATGHSPFYTGSVSKMAHRAITKGEPEIPSWLDADMQDLIKKLLCKKPQKRLGVSGNIREHPFFTTIGWEDLEERRAQPPFIPFRPVLEKHLMQWPEEKKTFNPIAGFNYVSPSWARWMRRSGL; from the exons ATGGAATATCTGTCCGGCGGCAGCCTCGAGGCTTTGATTGAGACGAATGGCTCTCTGAACATCGACTATGTAAG ATTCTACACAGCAGAGATCGTATGTGGCCTCCAGTTCCTTCACGGACACAACATCGTCCACCG agatattaagCCGGATAACATCATGTTGGATGCCGATGGCCACATCCGTATCATCGACCTTGGGCTTGCCCAAGATGGCGTCACCTCCTCCAATAACATCACTGGAGTGACGGGCACTTTCTATTACATGGCCCCTGAGGTGCTTCGCAAAAGAGGATATGGTACAGCAGTGGATTGGTGGAGCCTGGGGATCGTGGTGTCCGAGATGGCAACAGGACACTCCCCATTTTACACCGGCTCTGTCAGCAAAATGGCCCACAGAGCTATTACCAAAGGAGAGCCTGAAATTCCATCTTGGCTTGATGCTGACATGCAAGATCTTATCAAGAAGCTGCTGTGCAAAAAGCCTCAGAAGCGACTGGGTGTGAGCGGGAACATCCGAGAGCATCCATTCTTTACCACCATTGGCTGGGAGGATCTGGAGGAAAGGAGAGCACAGCCACCATTCATACCATTCAGGCCAGTTCTGGAGAAACATCTTATGCAGTGGCCGGAGGAAAAGAAAACCTTTAACCCCATAGCCGGCTTCAATTACGTGTCACCAAGCTGGGCCCG GTGGATGAGAAGATCTGGGCTGTGA